A genomic stretch from Barnesiella intestinihominis YIT 11860 includes:
- a CDS encoding GH92 family glycosyl hydrolase, whose translation MNKFSVIFKLSFINTIFFYLPVLANNSPVDYVNTLVGTQSKFELSTGNTYPAIAMPWGMNFWTPQTGDMGDGWTYTYNADKIKGFKQTHQPSPWMNDYGQFALMPVTGGVVFEQNQRASWFSHKAEIAKPYYYKVYLADHDVTTEMTVTERASLFRFTFPEEQNSYVIVDAFDKGSYIKIIPEENKIIGYSTRNSGGVPENFKNYFIIVFDKPFQFTAVALDNAIKTNQTEIEGNHAGSIIGFSTHKGEQIHARVASSFISFEQAELNLQELGDGDFDRLTEEGKNRWNEILSKIEIEDNDIDNLRTFYSCLYRSVLFPRAFYEINAEGETIHYSPYNGQVLPGYLFTDTGFWDTFRSLFPLLNLIYPSMNEKMQEGLVNAYKESGFLPEWASPGHRDCMVGNNSASVVADAYIKGLQGYDIELLWEALKHGANNHLKGTASGRVAFEAYNRLGYVPNNIGVGQNVARTLEYAYNDWCIYTLGKKLGKPDSEIEIYKQRSLNYKNVYNPSEKLMVGKDDRGKFNPRFSATDWSGDFCEGNSWHWSFCVFHDPQGLIDLMGGNEAFNQMMDSVFVIPSYLGIKSRGVIHEMREMQVMNMGQYAHGNQPIQHMVYLYNYSGEPWKAQYRVRDIMEKLYSATPDGYCGDEDNGQTSAWYIFSALGFYPVCPGTDQYIIGTPLFKEAKLHLENGKCLTIEAKNNSATNKYIRSIKLNGKNHTLNYFKHNVLVEGGEIQFLMDNEPNLKRGSTKETVPYSFSLANE comes from the coding sequence ATGAACAAATTTTCTGTCATTTTCAAATTATCCTTCATCAACACTATCTTTTTTTATCTACCCGTTCTCGCAAACAATTCTCCCGTAGATTACGTAAACACTCTCGTAGGGACCCAATCGAAATTCGAACTATCCACCGGAAATACCTATCCAGCTATTGCAATGCCGTGGGGTATGAACTTCTGGACTCCGCAAACCGGAGATATGGGCGACGGTTGGACATATACATACAATGCCGACAAAATAAAAGGGTTCAAACAGACCCACCAACCCAGTCCCTGGATGAACGATTACGGGCAATTCGCCCTTATGCCGGTAACCGGAGGAGTCGTGTTCGAACAGAACCAACGAGCCAGTTGGTTCTCCCATAAAGCCGAGATAGCTAAACCTTACTATTATAAAGTATATTTGGCCGACCATGATGTCACCACAGAAATGACGGTAACGGAACGAGCCTCTTTATTCCGTTTCACATTTCCCGAGGAGCAAAATTCGTATGTTATCGTCGACGCTTTCGACAAGGGCTCTTATATAAAAATCATACCCGAAGAGAATAAAATCATCGGATATTCCACCCGGAATTCGGGGGGTGTTCCCGAAAATTTCAAGAACTATTTTATCATTGTTTTCGACAAACCGTTTCAATTCACTGCCGTGGCCCTCGATAATGCCATCAAGACCAATCAAACCGAAATCGAAGGGAACCATGCAGGCAGTATTATCGGTTTCTCCACACACAAAGGAGAACAAATACACGCACGAGTAGCCTCGTCTTTCATCAGTTTCGAGCAGGCGGAATTGAATTTGCAGGAACTCGGCGATGGAGATTTCGACCGTTTAACAGAAGAAGGAAAGAACCGTTGGAACGAAATATTATCCAAAATTGAAATTGAAGACAACGACATCGACAATTTGCGTACGTTTTATTCCTGTTTATACCGGTCGGTTCTTTTCCCACGGGCATTTTACGAAATAAATGCCGAGGGTGAAACCATTCATTACAGCCCTTACAATGGACAAGTATTACCCGGTTACCTATTTACCGACACCGGATTCTGGGATACCTTCCGCTCTCTATTCCCGCTGTTAAATCTAATATATCCCTCGATGAACGAAAAAATGCAAGAGGGATTGGTCAACGCTTACAAAGAAAGTGGATTTTTACCCGAATGGGCCAGTCCAGGACATCGGGATTGTATGGTTGGAAACAACTCGGCCTCGGTTGTCGCCGATGCCTATATCAAAGGCTTGCAAGGCTATGACATAGAACTGTTATGGGAGGCTTTGAAACACGGAGCGAACAACCACCTGAAAGGTACGGCATCGGGAAGAGTCGCTTTCGAAGCGTACAACCGGTTGGGATATGTACCCAATAATATCGGTGTGGGACAAAATGTCGCTCGCACATTGGAATATGCCTATAATGACTGGTGCATTTATACCCTCGGTAAGAAATTGGGAAAACCCGATAGCGAAATAGAGATTTATAAACAGCGAAGCCTAAACTATAAAAATGTGTACAACCCGTCGGAAAAACTCATGGTCGGGAAAGACGATCGGGGAAAATTCAATCCTCGTTTCAGCGCCACGGATTGGAGCGGCGATTTTTGCGAAGGGAACAGTTGGCATTGGAGTTTCTGCGTGTTCCACGACCCGCAAGGGCTCATAGACTTGATGGGGGGCAACGAAGCATTCAACCAGATGATGGACTCGGTTTTCGTCATACCCAGCTACTTAGGAATCAAAAGCCGGGGAGTCATACATGAAATGAGGGAAATGCAAGTGATGAATATGGGACAATATGCCCACGGCAATCAGCCCATACAACACATGGTATATCTGTATAACTACTCGGGAGAACCGTGGAAAGCGCAATATCGGGTGAGGGATATCATGGAAAAGCTCTATTCCGCCACTCCCGACGGATATTGCGGTGACGAAGACAACGGACAAACCTCGGCTTGGTACATATTCTCGGCTCTCGGATTCTATCCTGTCTGTCCCGGAACCGACCAATATATTATCGGGACACCATTATTCAAGGAGGCAAAGCTGCATCTGGAAAACGGGAAGTGCCTGACCATCGAGGCCAAAAACAATAGCGCAACAAACAAATATATTCGTTCGATAAAACTCAACGGAAAGAACCACACACTCAATTATTTCAAGCACAACGTCTTGGTAGAAGGCGGGGAAATACAATTCCTCATGGACAACGAACCCAATTTGAAACGAGGCTCAACCAAAGAAACTGTGCCTTATTCTTTCTCTTTGGCGAATGAATAA
- a CDS encoding endonuclease/exonuclease/phosphatase family protein has product MNYKNSIGILSVIIILLCGCQPDKKTIFTAASYNLRNANSADSLQGDGWGNRCPIIARLVQFHEFDIFGTQEGLRHQLDSLKTSLPKYDYIGVGRNDGKKEGEHAAIFYRIDKFELLEHGDFWLSETPEKPSVGWDAVLPRICTWGHFKYKDTGFEFLFFNLHMDHIGKQARVESALLVQQKMKEIGENLPAILTGDFNVDQTHRSYLALTESGILRDAFEVADLRYATNGTFNGFDSDNYTESRIDHVFVTPTFHILKYGVLTDSYRRMKEGNQKASVKDCPEEISIRSYESRIPSDHFPVMVKLEVCDKN; this is encoded by the coding sequence ATGAACTATAAGAATAGCATAGGTATCCTATCCGTAATAATCATACTGTTATGTGGTTGTCAACCCGATAAAAAAACCATATTTACCGCAGCCTCCTATAACCTGAGGAACGCAAACAGCGCCGATTCGTTGCAAGGAGACGGTTGGGGAAATAGATGCCCTATCATAGCCAGGCTAGTACAGTTTCATGAATTCGATATTTTTGGGACACAAGAAGGGCTCAGACATCAATTAGACTCCCTGAAAACGAGCCTCCCGAAATATGATTACATAGGCGTGGGGCGTAATGATGGAAAAAAGGAAGGCGAACATGCAGCCATTTTTTACCGAATCGATAAATTCGAATTATTGGAACACGGAGACTTTTGGCTATCGGAGACGCCTGAAAAACCGAGCGTCGGCTGGGATGCGGTTTTACCGAGAATCTGCACTTGGGGACATTTCAAATACAAAGATACCGGATTTGAATTTCTCTTTTTCAATCTCCACATGGACCATATAGGGAAACAAGCCCGGGTAGAAAGCGCTTTGCTCGTACAACAAAAAATGAAAGAAATCGGCGAAAATCTACCAGCTATACTCACCGGAGATTTCAATGTAGACCAGACTCATCGCTCCTACCTCGCTTTAACAGAAAGTGGAATACTCCGAGACGCATTCGAAGTGGCCGACTTGCGTTATGCGACCAACGGCACATTCAACGGTTTCGACTCTGACAACTACACCGAAAGCCGAATCGACCATGTGTTTGTAACGCCTACATTCCATATTCTGAAATACGGCGTTCTCACCGACAGCTATCGTCGTATGAAAGAAGGCAATCAAAAAGCCTCGGTAAAAGATTGTCCCGAAGAAATCTCAATCAGAAGTTACGAATCTCGCATACCGTCCGACCATTTCCCTGTAATGGTCAAGTTGGAAGTATGCGATAAAAACTAA
- a CDS encoding glycoside hydrolase family 125 protein, translating to MKSIAKVSCLCLALGYGFSYTHAATARVATAQQDNTRVQYTSNRPQERLFVSNAVEKQIKRVKSLLTNARLAWMFENCFPNTLDTTVHFDGDDDTFVYTGDIHAMWLRDSGAQVWPYVQLANQDPRLKKMLAGVINRQFKCINIDPYANAFNMGPTGGEWMSDMTDMKPELHERKWEIDSLCYPIRLAYQYWKVTGDTSVFGEEWIQAITNVLRTFKEQQRKEGNGPYKFQRKTERALDTMTNNGLGNPVKPVGLIISAFRPSDDATTFQFLVPSNFFAVTSLRKSAEILRKVNHNEKLAKECSDLAQEVETALQKYAVYNHPKYGKIYAFEVDGFGNQLLMDDANVPSLLAMPYLGDVDINDPIYQNTRKFVWSEDNPYFFKGSAGEGIGGPHIGYDMVWPMSIMMKAFTSQNDQEIKECIEMLMKTDAGTGFMHESFHKNDPKNFTRAWFAWQNTLFGELILKLVNEGKVDLLNSIDIQ from the coding sequence ATGAAATCTATTGCAAAAGTAAGTTGCTTATGTCTGGCTCTCGGATATGGATTCTCCTATACCCATGCAGCCACAGCTCGTGTAGCGACAGCACAGCAAGACAACACCCGGGTACAATACACAAGCAACCGTCCGCAAGAACGCTTGTTCGTATCCAACGCCGTAGAAAAACAAATCAAACGAGTAAAATCTTTATTGACAAATGCTCGGCTGGCTTGGATGTTTGAGAACTGTTTCCCGAACACACTCGATACGACCGTACATTTCGATGGGGACGACGATACTTTCGTATATACCGGTGATATACACGCCATGTGGTTGCGCGACTCAGGAGCTCAAGTATGGCCCTACGTGCAATTGGCTAACCAAGACCCTCGATTAAAGAAAATGTTGGCAGGGGTCATCAACCGCCAATTCAAATGTATCAATATCGATCCATACGCAAACGCATTTAACATGGGTCCTACCGGAGGGGAATGGATGTCCGACATGACAGATATGAAACCCGAACTGCACGAGCGCAAATGGGAAATAGACTCGCTGTGTTATCCCATTAGGTTAGCCTATCAATATTGGAAAGTTACCGGTGATACCAGTGTATTTGGCGAAGAATGGATACAAGCCATTACGAATGTACTGCGGACTTTCAAAGAACAACAACGGAAAGAAGGAAATGGCCCCTACAAATTCCAACGTAAAACAGAGAGAGCTCTTGATACAATGACCAACAACGGATTAGGAAATCCGGTAAAACCCGTCGGACTGATAATCTCTGCGTTCCGTCCCTCCGACGATGCCACGACATTCCAATTTCTCGTTCCTTCAAATTTCTTTGCCGTAACTTCATTGAGAAAATCTGCTGAAATCCTGCGGAAGGTAAATCACAACGAGAAACTAGCGAAAGAATGTTCCGATCTGGCCCAAGAGGTAGAAACCGCCCTGCAAAAGTATGCGGTTTATAATCACCCGAAATACGGTAAAATATATGCCTTCGAAGTCGATGGATTCGGGAACCAACTGCTGATGGACGATGCCAATGTTCCCAGCCTGCTGGCAATGCCCTATTTGGGAGATGTGGACATAAACGATCCTATTTATCAAAACACCCGCAAATTCGTATGGAGCGAAGACAACCCCTATTTCTTCAAAGGTAGCGCCGGCGAAGGCATAGGAGGCCCCCACATCGGTTATGATATGGTATGGCCTATGAGTATTATGATGAAGGCATTTACCAGTCAAAACGATCAAGAAATAAAAGAGTGCATAGAAATGTTGATGAAAACAGATGCCGGAACAGGATTTATGCACGAATCGTTCCATAAAAACGATCCTAAAAATTTCACTCGGGCTTGGTTCGCTTGGCAAAATACACTTTTCGGCGAATTAATTCTGAAACTGGTAAATGAAGGGAAAGTAGACTTATTGAATAGCATCGACATTCAATAA
- a CDS encoding cellulase family glycosylhydrolase produces the protein MNVKLLKNLAFLGLLSFSVFPSFALSKIIPDGTIPYNMGVQLKGDTDGPEDLDRVQELGMKWVRRGFIWESIEREKGVYDFSQYDRFVNDCEKRGLKIIGCMAFSNKLYGHVKDEPARSAYADFAAELVKHYKGRNIIWEIWNEPNTMTFWGRHGKVGNSPQYAREYTDLVRAAVPAMKKANPDCVILAGSVSNMWSESYKWMSYCFADGMLDIHWDIWSVHPYGVKAPEDYMEAYSHTRNLMKKAGGDTGRLWINSERGFPLGKAEGYAGGDPSLAYEYQAWHVIRQYLVDLLEGLLVTIWYEWGGKEGFALYRAGNMTPAYNACKTFVKELSGYKLDCRMKTENKRDFVLRFIDKNGNEKLVAWTAPGVMESPDKIVPHSIKIAVGDVSPRLVTTDLYGRTDIVEVSNGVIEPCLTGAPVYITLR, from the coding sequence ATGAATGTGAAACTCTTGAAGAATTTAGCTTTTTTAGGCTTGTTATCGTTTTCGGTTTTCCCTTCTTTTGCTTTGTCGAAAATTATTCCCGATGGAACAATTCCTTATAATATGGGAGTTCAGTTAAAAGGCGATACCGATGGTCCGGAGGATTTAGATCGTGTACAGGAATTAGGTATGAAGTGGGTAAGACGAGGGTTTATTTGGGAATCTATCGAACGAGAAAAAGGTGTTTATGATTTTAGTCAGTATGATCGTTTTGTAAACGATTGTGAGAAGAGAGGTTTGAAAATTATTGGCTGTATGGCTTTTAGTAATAAACTGTACGGGCATGTGAAAGACGAACCGGCTCGTTCGGCTTATGCCGATTTTGCAGCTGAGTTGGTAAAACACTATAAAGGGCGAAATATTATATGGGAGATATGGAACGAACCGAATACGATGACATTTTGGGGACGTCATGGGAAAGTCGGCAACTCCCCTCAGTATGCCCGGGAATATACAGATTTGGTACGGGCTGCCGTGCCGGCCATGAAAAAGGCCAATCCCGATTGTGTGATTTTGGCGGGTTCGGTTTCGAACATGTGGTCTGAGTCTTATAAATGGATGTCCTATTGTTTTGCAGATGGTATGTTGGATATCCATTGGGATATATGGTCGGTGCATCCTTATGGCGTGAAAGCCCCGGAGGATTACATGGAGGCGTATTCTCATACTCGCAATTTAATGAAGAAAGCCGGTGGAGATACCGGACGTCTTTGGATAAATTCGGAGCGGGGTTTCCCTTTGGGAAAGGCCGAGGGATATGCAGGGGGCGATCCTTCTCTTGCGTATGAATATCAAGCGTGGCACGTGATTCGGCAATACCTTGTTGATTTATTAGAGGGGTTGCTTGTAACCATTTGGTATGAATGGGGTGGAAAAGAGGGATTTGCTTTATACCGTGCAGGAAATATGACTCCCGCCTATAATGCTTGTAAAACCTTTGTGAAAGAGTTAAGCGGATACAAGTTGGATTGCCGAATGAAGACAGAGAACAAGAGGGATTTCGTACTCCGTTTTATCGACAAGAACGGCAATGAAAAGTTGGTCGCTTGGACGGCTCCGGGAGTAATGGAAAGTCCTGATAAGATAGTGCCTCATTCAATAAAGATAGCGGTGGGAGATGTTTCTCCCCGATTGGTCACAACCGATTTATATGGTCGGACCGATATTGTAGAGGTGTCGAATGGAGTTATAGAGCCGTGCCTGACAGGGGCTCCGGTATATATTACTCTTCGATAA
- a CDS encoding S41 family peptidase, with product MMHRFSKIGLLVSILSVFMFPSCHKVEVFEDDPYGNFDALWTILDERYCFFEYKNIDWTQIRTKYRKKLTSRMTSEELFSVCNDMLMELKDGHVNLIAAHDTSRYWDWLYGSPTNYDERIIDEYYLNFDYRYTSGIKYKILPQNVGYMYYGSFSSTIGDGNLDQILAYLSTSTGLIIDVRSNGGGSLSNVETLVSRFINRKTVVGYISHKTGFGHQDFSELYPIEYSPSSRIRYQKPVVVLANRGTFSAGNNFVSVMKALPNVIVIGDCTGGGSGLPFSSELPNGWSIRFSASPIYDIERQHTEFGVEPTEGFKMDMDSEQASKGHDTILDRAISYITGS from the coding sequence ATGATGCATAGGTTTTCAAAAATAGGACTGTTGGTTTCGATTTTATCGGTTTTCATGTTTCCGTCTTGCCATAAAGTGGAAGTGTTCGAAGATGATCCTTATGGTAATTTCGATGCTTTGTGGACTATTCTCGATGAACGATACTGTTTTTTTGAGTATAAGAATATAGATTGGACGCAAATACGAACCAAATATCGGAAGAAGCTGACATCGAGAATGACATCGGAGGAGTTATTCAGTGTCTGTAACGATATGCTCATGGAGTTGAAAGACGGCCATGTGAATCTTATCGCCGCACATGATACCTCGCGGTATTGGGATTGGTTGTATGGTTCTCCCACGAATTACGACGAACGTATTATAGATGAGTATTATCTTAATTTCGACTATCGGTATACCAGTGGTATAAAATATAAGATATTGCCTCAAAATGTAGGATATATGTACTACGGCAGTTTTTCTAGTACCATAGGCGATGGCAACCTCGACCAGATATTGGCCTATTTATCGACTTCTACGGGATTGATTATCGATGTGCGCAGCAATGGCGGCGGGTCTTTGTCGAATGTCGAGACTTTGGTGTCTCGGTTTATTAACCGAAAGACGGTCGTCGGTTATATTTCCCATAAAACGGGATTCGGGCATCAGGACTTCTCTGAGCTTTATCCAATAGAATATTCTCCGTCGAGCCGGATTCGTTATCAAAAGCCGGTCGTTGTATTGGCCAATCGAGGTACATTTAGTGCGGGGAATAATTTTGTATCGGTGATGAAAGCTCTGCCAAATGTTATTGTCATAGGCGATTGTACGGGGGGCGGTAGTGGATTGCCTTTTTCGTCGGAACTTCCTAATGGTTGGAGCATTCGGTTTTCGGCTTCCCCGATATATGATATAGAACGGCAACATACAGAGTTCGGTGTTGAGCCGACCGAGGGGTTTAAGATGGATATGGATTCCGAACAGGCTTCGAAAGGTCACGATACCATACTCGATCGGGCAATCTCTTACATAACAGGTTCTTGA
- a CDS encoding DUF3316 domain-containing protein, whose product MTKCKAILRAILMGITFSIFSPLCVSAQEKESEKPLRPVTSVFTVELGRQSALDTYLTPIRYWGLDVALGYERLRAVSFAPEKWFTRHNVSGSFASKTNQSGSGSMLSFYLDYSFAMLRRWQLLDGLYVSGGGEAALTLGGLYNLRNSNNPATAKAAIDLGATAMASYHFYISRLPVTLRYQVSLPVIGTFFSPEFGQSYYEMFGIGNCSGIVHFGAWHNRVDVRNYISVDLHVGKRALRLGYRQVMRTTHINSIDTQVLTHTFVLGISGEIFRAAPSDRRIVSVYY is encoded by the coding sequence ATGACGAAATGTAAGGCGATTTTACGTGCCATTTTAATGGGTATTACTTTTTCGATATTTTCTCCTTTATGCGTATCGGCACAGGAAAAAGAATCGGAGAAACCGTTACGCCCGGTCACGTCTGTATTTACGGTCGAACTCGGAAGGCAAAGTGCTTTGGATACCTATTTGACACCTATCCGTTATTGGGGATTAGATGTGGCTTTGGGGTACGAACGTCTTCGGGCGGTTAGTTTTGCCCCGGAAAAGTGGTTTACCCGCCACAATGTTTCCGGTTCATTCGCCTCGAAGACTAATCAATCGGGGAGCGGCTCTATGTTATCGTTTTATTTGGACTATTCGTTTGCGATGTTAAGGAGATGGCAGTTGCTCGATGGACTGTATGTGTCTGGGGGAGGAGAGGCCGCACTTACGTTGGGGGGATTGTATAATTTGCGTAATTCCAATAATCCGGCAACGGCGAAAGCTGCCATCGACTTGGGTGCTACCGCTATGGCTTCATATCATTTTTATATATCACGATTGCCGGTAACTCTTCGCTATCAGGTTTCATTACCGGTAATCGGTACTTTTTTCTCTCCTGAATTCGGGCAGTCCTATTATGAGATGTTCGGTATAGGGAATTGTAGCGGGATTGTCCATTTCGGAGCATGGCATAACCGGGTCGATGTGCGGAATTATATTTCGGTCGATCTTCATGTAGGAAAGCGGGCATTACGTCTGGGGTATCGTCAAGTAATGCGTACGACGCATATCAATAGTATAGATACACAAGTATTGACTCATACATTTGTGTTGGGAATTTCCGGTGAGATATTTCGTGCGGCTCCTTCGGATCGTCGGATAGTTTCGGTTTATTATTAA
- a CDS encoding DNA gyrase/topoisomerase IV subunit A produces the protein MPQDRSAESGVSAESHSAYKVPVSDKPDIKFQLSGMFQNWFLDYASYVILERAVPHLADGLKPVQRRILHAMKLLDDGRFNKVANVVGHTMQFHPHGDASIGDALVQLGQKDLLIECQGNWGNILTGDSAAAPRYIEARLSKFALDVVFNPKTTEWKLSYDGRKKEPVTLPVKFPLLLAQGVEGIAVGLASKILPHNFNEILQAAVAYLRGEEFHLYPDFQTGGFIDVSKYNDGERGGSVKVRAKIEKIDNRTLSIVEIPYGKTTSTLIESILKAQDKGKIKIRKVDDNTAQHAEILVHLIPGTSSDKAIDALYAFTDCEVSISPNCCVINEDKPHFMTVSDLLRISVENTKELLHKELLIQKGEAQEILHFASLEKIFIEKRIYKDKEFEESRSMDEAIAHVDKRLEPFKPSFIREVTSDDILKLMEIKMARILKFNSEKADELIAAKKEQIAQIDYDIDHLVDYTIKWYDSLKEKYGSRYPRLTEVRSFDTIEATKVVEANERLYINKEEGFIGTSLKKDEFVCNCSDIDDIILFYRDGKYKVVKVSEKMFVGKNLLHIAVFKKNDKRTIYNAVYRDGKAGLHYMKRFAVTGVTRDKEYDLTQGKPGSRVVWFTANPNGEAEVLRVTFVPKPRMKTLFVDRDFSEIAIKGRQSMGNILTKNEIHRISLKERGGSTLGGRKVWFDRDVLRLNYDGRGEYLGEFHGDDQVLVVLENGEFCTTTSDATNHYDPNILRIEKFDPDKVWTVALYDAAQGYPYLKRFVFEAGSRKQSFLGDNPDSRLLLITDTSYPRIEVAFGEGDSFREPMVVNAAEFIAVKGFKAKGKRLTTYSVATINELEPLRQEDDSVVEDDSSVETDTFMDSNVDKPEDSASGQMTLF, from the coding sequence ATGCCCCAAGATCGTTCCGCTGAATCCGGAGTTTCAGCGGAGTCTCATTCGGCTTACAAAGTACCCGTATCGGATAAGCCGGATATTAAATTCCAACTTTCGGGAATGTTTCAGAACTGGTTTCTCGATTATGCTTCTTATGTGATACTTGAACGGGCGGTTCCTCATTTGGCCGATGGTCTGAAACCGGTACAAAGGCGTATTCTTCATGCGATGAAATTGCTCGATGACGGGCGTTTCAACAAGGTCGCCAATGTCGTGGGACATACTATGCAGTTCCACCCTCATGGCGATGCTTCCATAGGTGATGCATTGGTGCAGTTAGGCCAAAAGGATTTGTTGATAGAGTGTCAGGGAAATTGGGGAAATATACTTACGGGCGATTCTGCCGCTGCTCCTCGTTATATAGAAGCTCGCTTATCCAAGTTTGCCTTAGATGTCGTATTTAATCCGAAGACTACCGAATGGAAGTTGTCTTATGACGGTCGTAAGAAAGAGCCGGTGACTCTTCCTGTCAAATTCCCTTTGTTGTTGGCACAGGGCGTCGAGGGTATCGCTGTGGGGTTGGCTTCGAAGATATTACCTCATAATTTTAATGAGATATTACAAGCGGCTGTGGCTTATCTGCGGGGCGAGGAGTTTCATTTGTACCCCGATTTTCAGACAGGTGGATTTATAGATGTTTCTAAATATAACGATGGGGAACGAGGCGGCAGCGTGAAAGTACGTGCTAAAATCGAGAAGATCGATAATCGTACGCTTTCTATCGTAGAAATTCCTTATGGCAAGACAACATCGACACTGATAGAATCTATTCTTAAAGCCCAGGACAAGGGAAAGATAAAAATACGAAAGGTCGATGATAATACAGCCCAGCATGCCGAGATATTGGTTCATCTCATACCGGGCACTTCTTCCGATAAGGCTATTGATGCTTTGTATGCCTTTACCGATTGTGAAGTGAGCATTTCACCCAACTGTTGTGTCATCAATGAGGACAAACCTCACTTCATGACTGTGAGCGATTTGTTGCGTATCAGTGTCGAAAACACGAAAGAATTGCTGCATAAGGAACTACTTATACAGAAGGGTGAAGCGCAAGAGATTTTGCATTTTGCATCATTAGAAAAAATATTTATAGAGAAACGCATTTATAAGGATAAGGAATTTGAGGAAAGCCGTTCTATGGACGAGGCTATCGCGCATGTAGACAAGCGTTTGGAACCGTTCAAGCCTTCTTTTATCCGGGAGGTGACTTCCGACGATATATTGAAGTTGATGGAAATAAAGATGGCTCGTATCCTTAAATTTAATTCAGAGAAGGCCGATGAGTTGATCGCTGCTAAAAAAGAGCAAATCGCTCAAATCGATTATGATATAGACCATTTGGTCGATTATACAATCAAGTGGTACGACTCTTTGAAAGAAAAATACGGCAGTCGTTATCCCCGATTGACAGAAGTTCGTAGTTTCGATACCATCGAGGCTACCAAAGTGGTCGAGGCGAATGAAAGACTCTATATCAATAAAGAAGAGGGGTTCATCGGTACATCGTTGAAGAAAGACGAGTTCGTTTGTAACTGCTCCGATATAGACGACATTATTCTTTTCTACCGAGATGGAAAATATAAGGTAGTGAAGGTGAGTGAGAAAATGTTCGTAGGGAAAAATCTTTTACATATTGCCGTATTTAAGAAGAATGATAAACGTACGATATACAATGCGGTTTATCGGGACGGAAAGGCAGGATTGCATTATATGAAACGTTTTGCTGTGACCGGTGTGACTCGGGATAAGGAATATGATCTTACGCAGGGTAAACCGGGGTCGAGGGTCGTTTGGTTTACAGCGAATCCCAATGGAGAAGCCGAGGTTTTGCGGGTGACTTTTGTCCCGAAGCCTCGCATGAAAACTCTGTTTGTCGACCGCGATTTCAGTGAAATAGCCATTAAGGGCCGTCAATCTATGGGAAATATTCTTACTAAAAATGAGATTCATCGTATTTCTTTGAAGGAACGGGGCGGATCTACATTGGGTGGACGCAAGGTTTGGTTCGATCGAGATGTTCTCCGCTTGAATTATGATGGACGAGGAGAATATTTGGGCGAATTTCATGGAGACGATCAAGTGCTTGTCGTTTTGGAGAATGGCGAGTTTTGCACGACGACATCGGATGCCACGAATCATTATGACCCCAATATTTTACGGATAGAGAAATTTGATCCCGATAAAGTTTGGACAGTAGCTTTGTATGATGCGGCGCAAGGTTATCCCTATTTGAAACGATTTGTTTTTGAAGCGGGTAGCCGTAAACAAAGTTTCTTGGGAGATAATCCGGATTCCCGTTTGTTGTTGATTACCGATACGTCTTATCCTCGTATTGAAGTCGCATTCGGAGAGGGGGACTCTTTCCGGGAACCTATGGTTGTGAATGCAGCCGAATTTATCGCAGTGAAAGGCTTTAAAGCGAAGGGGAAACGGCTTACGACTTATTCTGTCGCGACCATTAACGAATTGGAACCGTTGAGGCAAGAAGACGATTCTGTCGTCGAAGATGACAGTAGTGTCGAAACGGATACTTTTATGGATAGTAATGTCGATAAACCGGAAGATAGTGCTTCGGGACAAATGACTTTGTTTTAA